The proteins below come from a single Esox lucius isolate fEsoLuc1 chromosome 7, fEsoLuc1.pri, whole genome shotgun sequence genomic window:
- the spns3 gene encoding protein spinster homolog 3, producing the protein METNGPVMSRQEGEKTHQSSASTRYGSVADSISAPEPEETTTVISSERAYVTVAILCYVNLINYMDRYTIAGVLLSIQNFFEIKDSMSGLLQTVFICSFIVLAPIFGYLGDRYNRKLIMIGGLTVWVAMTLTSSFVTKSYFWLLVLFRALVGTGEASYSTIAPTIIGDLFSGTKRTIMISAFYIFIPVGSGLGYIIGSYVASATGDWRWALRLNPILGSFGLLLLAVFCPNPSRGASEAHGGNRMQHTSYLEDIKYLLKNKSFVWSSLGVTAMAFLTGALAFWTPIFLDRAQINQGIQPPCTAEPCNTTNSYVFGGLTVVTGILGVSLGSTISRRLRDRVPNADPLICAVGMLSSAPCFFAAIILASTSVPATYVFIGIGEILISLNWSILADILLYVVVPTRRATAEALQIMVCHLLGDAGSPYLIGTISDALRSQLNTHEWKFRSLEYSFLLCPFVGVLGGLFFLMTAVYITKDRKEAELLATGVCVPVQANP; encoded by the exons ATGGAGACGAACGGGCCAGTCATGTCTCGGCAGGAGGGGGAGAAGACCCACCAGAGTTCGGCTTCCACGCGCTATGGCTCGGTAGCTGACAGCATTTCTGCGCCTGAGCCGGAGGAGACGACGACAGTTATCTCTTCAGAACGCGCCTATGTAACAGTCGCCATTCTCTGTTATGTGAACTTAATCAATTACATGGACCGGTACACAATCGCTG GAGTCCTTCTGAGTATCCAGAACTTCTTTGAAATAAAGGACAGCATGTCTGGACTACTACAGACTG TTTTCATCTGCAGTTTCATTGTGTTGGCTCCAATCTTTGGTTACCTTGGTGACCGGTACAACAGGAAGTTAATCATGATTGGTGGGCTGACTGTATGGGTGGCAATGACCCTGACCAGCTCTTTTGTCACAAAGTCG TATTTCTGGCTGTTGGTGCTCTTCAGAGCCCTGGTGGGGACAGGTGAGGCCAGTTACTCCACCATCGCTCCCACCATTATTGGAGACCTGTTCTCTGGAACCAAGAGGACCATCATGATCTCCGCCTTCTACATCTTCATTCCAGTGGGAAG tgGTCTGGGATATATAATTGGATCCTATGTTGCCAGCGCCACAGGAGACTGGCGATGGGCCTTAAGA CTCAATCCCATCCTTGGTTCCTTCGGTCTGCTCCTGCTGGCTGTGTTCTGCCCCAACCCCTCACGAGGCGCCTCAGAGGCCCATGGAGGCAACCGCATGCAGCACACCTCGTACCTGGAGGACATCAAGTACCTTCTGAAGAA TAAGAGCTTTGTGTGGTCGTCCCTGGGAGTGACAGCCATGGCCTTTCTGACCGGAGCACTGGCCTTCTGGACCCCCATCTTCCTGGACCGAGCTCAGATCAATCAAGGCATCCAACCACCGTGCACTGCTGAACCCTGCAACACAACTAACAG TTATGTCTTCGGGGGATTGACGGTGGTGACGGGCATTCTGGGTGTTTCTTTGGGCAGCACCATCTCCAGGAGGCTGAGGGACAGGGTGCCCAATGCTGACCCCCTCATCTGTGCTGTGGGCATGCTCAGCTCCGCCCCCTGCTTCTTTGCTGCCATCATACTGGCGTCTACAAGTGTTCCTGCCACTTAT GTGTTCATTGGCATTGGGGAGATTCTCATATCACTGAACTGGTCCATTCTAGCAGACATCCTCCTG TATGTGGTGGTGCCAACCCGAAGAGCTACAGCCGAAGCCCTACAAATCATGGTCTGTCATCTCCTTGGAGATGCCGGGAGCCCTTACCTGATAGGCACA ATTTCGGACGCTCTGAGGTCCCAGCTGAACACACACGAGTGGAAATTCCGGAGCCTGGAGTATAGTTTCCTGCTGTGTCCGTTCGTAGGGGTCTTGGGCGGGCTGTTCTTCCTCATGACCGCAGTTTACATCACCAAGGACCGGAAGGAGGCTGAGCTCCTCGCTACAG